One region of Elaeis guineensis isolate ETL-2024a unplaced genomic scaffold, EG11 Super_Scaffold_1000024, whole genome shotgun sequence genomic DNA includes:
- the LOC105057475 gene encoding serine/arginine-rich splicing factor SR30 isoform X1, with amino-acid sequence MTTYSCCIWAMWCGQGLASMYAASCMHFKTPPSIIMNIFKYGPIVDIDLKIPPRPPGYAFVEFEDPRDAEDAIRGRDGYNFDGHRLRVELAHGGRGQSSSFDRHSSHSSGGRRGGVSRRSEYRVLVTGLPSSASWQDLKDHMRRAGDVCFSEVFRDGGGTTGIVDYTNYEDMKYAIKKLDDSEFRNAFSRSYIRVKEYDSKRSLSRSRSRSRSYSRSRSPSRSRSYSRSRSKSPKAKSSHRSLSRSRSRSVSSRSRSGSRGRPLSRSQSRSRSPLASPPPSKPASRSPRKQSPSRSRSRSSSRSRSPAAKSD; translated from the exons ATGACCACATATAGTTGCTGCATATGGGCAATGTGGTGCGGTCAAGGGCTTGCATCCATGTATGCTGcctcatgcatgcattttaaaacacCGCCATCAATAATTATGAACATTTTCAAG TATGGGCCCATTGTCGATATTGATCTGAAGATCCCTCCAAGGCCTCCAGGTTATGCTTTTGTCGAG TTTGAAGATCCCCGTGATGCCGAAGATGCAATTCGTGGTCGCGATGGATATAATTTTGATGGTCACAGATTAAGA GTGGAACTTGCACATGGTGGACGAGGCCAGTCTTCATCATTTGACCGACATAGCAGTCATAGTAGTGGGGGACGCCGTGGTGGTGTCTCCAGGCGTTCAGAGTATCGTG TTCTTGTTACCGGTTTACCTTCATCTGCATCTTGGCAAGATCTAAAG GACCACATGCGCCGAGCTGGTGATGTTTGTTTCTCCGAAGTCTTCCGTGATGGCGGAG GTACTACAGGAATTGTGGATTATACAAACTATGAAGATATGAAATATGCG ATCAAGAAGCTTGATGACTCTGAGTTTCGGAATGCATTTTCTCGGTCATATATAAGG GTAAAGGAGTACGACTCTAAGAGAAGCTTATCTAGGAGTCGAAGCCGTAGCCGTTCCTACTCAAGAAGCCGGAGTCCCAGTCGCAGTAGAAGTTACAGCCGGAGCCGAAG CAAGTCTCCAAAGGCAAAATCATCACACCGTTCGTTGTCAAGGTCTAGATCAAGATCAGTATCTTCTCGATCACGCTCAGGATCAAGGGGACGCCCTTTGTCGAG ATCACAATCGAGATCCAGATCACCCTTGGCTTCT CCACCACCTAGTAAACCTGCAAGCAGAAGTCCTAGGAAGCAGAGTCctagcaggagcaggagcaggagTTCATCGCGATCTCGATCCCCTGCT GCCAAATCTGATTGA
- the LOC105057475 gene encoding serine/arginine-rich splicing factor SR30 isoform X3: MTTYSCCIWAMWCGQGLASMYAASCMHFKTPPSIIMNIFKYGPIVDIDLKIPPRPPGYAFVEFEDPRDAEDAIRGRDGYNFDGHRLRVELAHGGRGQSSSFDRHSSHSSGGRRGGVSRRSEYRVLVTGLPSSASWQDLKDHMRRAGDVCFSEVFRDGGGTTGIVDYTNYEDMKYAIKKLDDSEFRNAFSRSYIRVKEYDSKRSLSRSRSRSRSYSRSRSPSRSRSYSRSRSKSPKAKSSHRSLSRSRSRSVSSRSRSGSRGRPLSRSGLVRRSGDWILGS, from the exons ATGACCACATATAGTTGCTGCATATGGGCAATGTGGTGCGGTCAAGGGCTTGCATCCATGTATGCTGcctcatgcatgcattttaaaacacCGCCATCAATAATTATGAACATTTTCAAG TATGGGCCCATTGTCGATATTGATCTGAAGATCCCTCCAAGGCCTCCAGGTTATGCTTTTGTCGAG TTTGAAGATCCCCGTGATGCCGAAGATGCAATTCGTGGTCGCGATGGATATAATTTTGATGGTCACAGATTAAGA GTGGAACTTGCACATGGTGGACGAGGCCAGTCTTCATCATTTGACCGACATAGCAGTCATAGTAGTGGGGGACGCCGTGGTGGTGTCTCCAGGCGTTCAGAGTATCGTG TTCTTGTTACCGGTTTACCTTCATCTGCATCTTGGCAAGATCTAAAG GACCACATGCGCCGAGCTGGTGATGTTTGTTTCTCCGAAGTCTTCCGTGATGGCGGAG GTACTACAGGAATTGTGGATTATACAAACTATGAAGATATGAAATATGCG ATCAAGAAGCTTGATGACTCTGAGTTTCGGAATGCATTTTCTCGGTCATATATAAGG GTAAAGGAGTACGACTCTAAGAGAAGCTTATCTAGGAGTCGAAGCCGTAGCCGTTCCTACTCAAGAAGCCGGAGTCCCAGTCGCAGTAGAAGTTACAGCCGGAGCCGAAG CAAGTCTCCAAAGGCAAAATCATCACACCGTTCGTTGTCAAGGTCTAGATCAAGATCAGTATCTTCTCGATCACGCTCAGGATCAAGGGGACGCCCTTTGTCGAG ATCTGGGCTTGTGCGGCGATCTGGGGATTGGATATTAGGATCTTGA
- the LOC105057475 gene encoding serine/arginine-rich splicing factor SR30 isoform X2 produces MSRRSSRTLYVGNLPGDIREREVEDLFYKYGPIVDIDLKIPPRPPGYAFVEFEDPRDAEDAIRGRDGYNFDGHRLRVELAHGGRGQSSSFDRHSSHSSGGRRGGVSRRSEYRVLVTGLPSSASWQDLKDHMRRAGDVCFSEVFRDGGGTTGIVDYTNYEDMKYAIKKLDDSEFRNAFSRSYIRVKEYDSKRSLSRSRSRSRSYSRSRSPSRSRSYSRSRSKSPKAKSSHRSLSRSRSRSVSSRSRSGSRGRPLSRSQSRSRSPLASPPPSKPASRSPRKQSPSRSRSRSSSRSRSPAAKSD; encoded by the exons TATGGGCCCATTGTCGATATTGATCTGAAGATCCCTCCAAGGCCTCCAGGTTATGCTTTTGTCGAG TTTGAAGATCCCCGTGATGCCGAAGATGCAATTCGTGGTCGCGATGGATATAATTTTGATGGTCACAGATTAAGA GTGGAACTTGCACATGGTGGACGAGGCCAGTCTTCATCATTTGACCGACATAGCAGTCATAGTAGTGGGGGACGCCGTGGTGGTGTCTCCAGGCGTTCAGAGTATCGTG TTCTTGTTACCGGTTTACCTTCATCTGCATCTTGGCAAGATCTAAAG GACCACATGCGCCGAGCTGGTGATGTTTGTTTCTCCGAAGTCTTCCGTGATGGCGGAG GTACTACAGGAATTGTGGATTATACAAACTATGAAGATATGAAATATGCG ATCAAGAAGCTTGATGACTCTGAGTTTCGGAATGCATTTTCTCGGTCATATATAAGG GTAAAGGAGTACGACTCTAAGAGAAGCTTATCTAGGAGTCGAAGCCGTAGCCGTTCCTACTCAAGAAGCCGGAGTCCCAGTCGCAGTAGAAGTTACAGCCGGAGCCGAAG CAAGTCTCCAAAGGCAAAATCATCACACCGTTCGTTGTCAAGGTCTAGATCAAGATCAGTATCTTCTCGATCACGCTCAGGATCAAGGGGACGCCCTTTGTCGAG ATCACAATCGAGATCCAGATCACCCTTGGCTTCT CCACCACCTAGTAAACCTGCAAGCAGAAGTCCTAGGAAGCAGAGTCctagcaggagcaggagcaggagTTCATCGCGATCTCGATCCCCTGCT GCCAAATCTGATTGA